Proteins encoded by one window of Carassius carassius chromosome 30, fCarCar2.1, whole genome shotgun sequence:
- the LOC132110898 gene encoding creatine kinase, testis isozyme-like isoform X1, with translation MGQINAKLARLTIKQRPAEEEYPDLTQHNNYMAKYLTLDMYKRLCQRCTPNGYTIDNVIQTGVDNPGHPFIKTVGCVAGDEETYEVFKELLDPVIQDRHGGYKPTDKHKTDLNPSNLKGGDDLDANYVLSSRVRTGRSIRGFCLPPHCSRGERRAVENLSVDALGALTGDLKGKYYALKNMTEAEQQQLIDDHFLFDKPVSPLLLASGMARDWPDARGIWHNDNKTFLVWVNEEDHLRVISMQKGGNMKEVFTRFCTGLSKIEELFKNKGHVFMWNEHLGYVLTCPSNLGTGLRAGVHVKLPNLSKYRQFEEILKRLRLQKRGTGGVDTAAVGGVFDISNADRLGFSEVELMQMVVDGVKLLIEMEKRLEKGQAIEDLMPAQK, from the exons caaTGCTAAACTAGCCAGGTTGACCATCAAGCAGCGGCCAGCTGAGGAAGAGTATCCAGACCTCACACAGCACAATAATTATATGGCCAAGTACCTCACTCTGGACATGTACAAGCGCCTCTGTCAGCGCTGCACACCCAACGGCTACACCATAGATAACGTCATTCAGACTGGAGTAGATAATCCTG GCCACCCCTTCATTAAGACTGTGGGTTGTGTGGCTGGGGATGAGGAGACCTATGAGGTGTTCAAGGAGCTGCTGGACCCTGTTATTCAGGACAGACATGGAGGATACAAACCCACAGACAAACACAAGACCGACCTCAACCCCAGTAACCTCAAG GGCGGTGATGATCTGGATGCCAATTACGTGCTGAGCTCTCGTGTTAGAACAGGCAGGAGTATCCGTGGATTCTGCCTGCCGCCCCACTGCAGTCGTGGAGAGAGAAGAGCTGTTGAGAACCTCTCTGTGGATG CTCTAGGTGCTCTGACTGGGGATCTCAAAGGAAAATACTACGCCCTGAAAAACATGACAGAGGCTGAGCAGCAGCAGCTCATCGATGACCATTTCCTGTTTGACAAGCCTGTGTCTCCGCTGCTGCTGGCCTCAGGGATGGCTCGTGATTGGCCTGACGCCAGGGGCATCTG GCACAATGATAACAAGACATTCCTTGTGTGGGTGAATGAGGAGGACCACCTGCGCGTCATCTCCATGCAGAAAGGTGGCAACATGAAGGAGGTCTTCACCCGTTTCTGCACAGGTCTCTCTAAG aTTGAGGAGTTGTTCAAAAACAAGGGACACGTGTTCATGTGGAACGAGCATCTTGGCTACGTCCTCACCTGCCCATCCAACCTGGGCACAGGCCTGCGCGCAGGAGTGCACGTCAAACTCCCTAATCTCAGCAAATACCGCCAGTTTGAGGAGATCCTCAAGAGACTGAGACTGCAGAAACGTGGAACAG GTGGTGTAGATACTGCGGCTGTGGGTGGTGTTTTTGACATCTCCAACGCTGACCGCCTGGGCTTCTCTGAGGTGGAGCTGATGCAGATGGTGGTGGATGGAGTCAAACTCCTGATAGAGATGGAGAAACGGCTAGAGAAAGGCCAGGCCATTGAGGACCTCATGCCTGCCCAAAAGTAG
- the LOC132110898 gene encoding creatine kinase B-type-like isoform X2 produces the protein MPFGNSHNQLKTKYSSEQEYPDLSKHNNYMAKVLTPALYEKLRSKQTPSGFTLDDVIQTGVDNPGHPFIKTVGCVAGDEETYEVFKELLDPVIQDRHGGYKPTDKHKTDLNPSNLKGGDDLDANYVLSSRVRTGRSIRGFCLPPHCSRGERRAVENLSVDALGALTGDLKGKYYALKNMTEAEQQQLIDDHFLFDKPVSPLLLASGMARDWPDARGIWHNDNKTFLVWVNEEDHLRVISMQKGGNMKEVFTRFCTGLSKIEELFKNKGHVFMWNEHLGYVLTCPSNLGTGLRAGVHVKLPNLSKYRQFEEILKRLRLQKRGTGGVDTAAVGGVFDISNADRLGFSEVELMQMVVDGVKLLIEMEKRLEKGQAIEDLMPAQK, from the exons ATGCCTTTCGGGAACAGTCACAACCAGCTGAAGACGAAGTACTCCTCTGAGCAGGAATATCCCGACCTCAGCAAGCACAACAACTATATGGCCAAGGTTCTCACACCGGCGCTATATGAGAAGCTGCGCTCCAAACAGACCCCCAGCGGGTTTACACTGGATGATGTAATCCAGACCGGGGTAGATAACCCAG GCCACCCCTTCATTAAGACTGTGGGTTGTGTGGCTGGGGATGAGGAGACCTATGAGGTGTTCAAGGAGCTGCTGGACCCTGTTATTCAGGACAGACATGGAGGATACAAACCCACAGACAAACACAAGACCGACCTCAACCCCAGTAACCTCAAG GGCGGTGATGATCTGGATGCCAATTACGTGCTGAGCTCTCGTGTTAGAACAGGCAGGAGTATCCGTGGATTCTGCCTGCCGCCCCACTGCAGTCGTGGAGAGAGAAGAGCTGTTGAGAACCTCTCTGTGGATG CTCTAGGTGCTCTGACTGGGGATCTCAAAGGAAAATACTACGCCCTGAAAAACATGACAGAGGCTGAGCAGCAGCAGCTCATCGATGACCATTTCCTGTTTGACAAGCCTGTGTCTCCGCTGCTGCTGGCCTCAGGGATGGCTCGTGATTGGCCTGACGCCAGGGGCATCTG GCACAATGATAACAAGACATTCCTTGTGTGGGTGAATGAGGAGGACCACCTGCGCGTCATCTCCATGCAGAAAGGTGGCAACATGAAGGAGGTCTTCACCCGTTTCTGCACAGGTCTCTCTAAG aTTGAGGAGTTGTTCAAAAACAAGGGACACGTGTTCATGTGGAACGAGCATCTTGGCTACGTCCTCACCTGCCCATCCAACCTGGGCACAGGCCTGCGCGCAGGAGTGCACGTCAAACTCCCTAATCTCAGCAAATACCGCCAGTTTGAGGAGATCCTCAAGAGACTGAGACTGCAGAAACGTGGAACAG GTGGTGTAGATACTGCGGCTGTGGGTGGTGTTTTTGACATCTCCAACGCTGACCGCCTGGGCTTCTCTGAGGTGGAGCTGATGCAGATGGTGGTGGATGGAGTCAAACTCCTGATAGAGATGGAGAAACGGCTAGAGAAAGGCCAGGCCATTGAGGACCTCATGCCTGCCCAAAAGTAG